The Nocardia vinacea genome contains the following window.
GCGGTGAGTGCGACGGCGAGGAGCAGGGGAGCGAGGCGTTTCTTCATGGGACTTCCGGATCGTTCAGCGCAACAGATAAGGCATATTGACGGTGACGGCGCCCGTGGGACACCGGGCGGCGCAGGGGCCGCAGTACCAGCACTCGTCCACGTGCATGAAGGCCTTACCGTTCTCCGGATTGATGGCCAGCGAGTCGAGCGGGCAGATCTCCACGCACAGCGTGCAACCCTGGATGCACAGTGATTCGTCGATGGTCACCGGAATGTCGGTGCGTTGGTTCGCAAGTGCCATCAGATGACCTTCCATTCGGATGTGCTGCGGTTCAGGCTGCCGCGCATGGTGATTCGATCCCCGCGCATCCGGATGTATTCCAGA
Protein-coding sequences here:
- a CDS encoding 4Fe-4S dicluster domain-containing protein — protein: MALANQRTDIPVTIDESLCIQGCTLCVEICPLDSLAINPENGKAFMHVDECWYCGPCAARCPTGAVTVNMPYLLR